The window AGGTATCATGACATTTCCAACGTAGTCAATTAAGACTAAGGCTGGTCAACCGGGGCACTATTACATGCCTGCCAATTTAGTGACGGGTAGTTGACCTTTCAGTTTCAGGACTTCTTTCCTATAGAAAATGCCTTTCCAAGGTTACATCCTATACCATAATAGCTTCTATTTCCTGTTCCGTATACAACAGGTCTGACTTTTTCAATATCAGGATTTCCGTTTTCATCGAGAACGGATTCTTCTGCCTTGATATCCATTATCTCTCCTACAAACATGGTGTGAAGCCCGATCTCAAAGCTGTGAAGAAGTTTACACTCGATGACAACCGGAAACTCTCCTATATAAGGGGCAGATACAAGCTCACTTCTTACTGGCGTCAGGCAGGCTGCCTCAAACTTGTCTTCGTCTCTTCCGCTTGTGATGCCGAAATAATCGGCTTCTTTTACATAATCCTCTGAGGGGATGTTTACAGTAAATGCCTTATTTTCCATGATACCGGCATAGCTGTAAGTTGCTTTTCTTAAAGAAACGCTGATACATGGAGGGGTCGAACAGCAGATTCCTGCCCAGGCTACAGTCATAGCATTGGGCTTTCCATTCATGTCGTAGGTACCGACAACCCAGGCTGGAGTCGGAAATGCAAGTGTCTTTGCTCCGATTGATTGTTTCATGGCTTACTCTTCTTTTCTATAATACAAAAAGGTTTTTTTCGAGCCGGACTTACAGGAATCTTATTTGCTCTTCTTTCCGGTCATTCTTCCGATTTATTTTGTTATCAATGGCAGTCAAAGATAGCAATCAGTTCACTTAACCGGTTATATTGAACTTATAATGAATCTCAAAAAAGTGCAATCTCTTTAAAAACAAAGAGTTTCAATTTATCAAGCAAGAAGACAAAATGAGAACAAATTAAAATAATGAAAAGGTAAAAATTGAAACTATGAAAAAGGACGACTCAGCTCCCACCACAGCCAGGTCTTATCTCATTCATTTAAAAAAGTTGGTGTAAAAAAACAAACAGATGGGGACTTATAATGGATCGTAAAATTGTAATATTTGTAGTCTTATTGTTTGTGACCGTAGCTGGTCCTGGATGTATCTCACAACCCGATAAACCACAATCAAATAGCTCACAGCAGGATAATATGTCCAGTGGAAATATTGAAAATATCAAAGACATCGAAGGCATGTGGCTGGGAAGTCTTGAGGTTCAGGGAGGAACCAAAATAAGACTTTTATTCAATATTTCCGCCAGCTCTGACGGCTCCGTTAATGCCACCATGGACACCCTTGACCAGGGAGCAAGTGGCATACCTGTAGAAACAGTTGCCTATAAGAATGGGGATCTGCGCCTTGAAGTGAAATCTATCAAGGGAGTTTTTGAAGGTACACTTAATGAAGATGGAAAAACCATCGAAGGGGAGTGGAAACAGGCAGGATCAGTTTTCCCGCTTGTACTGTCCCGTATTGACGAAAACCCTGACCTGCGCAGAGAACAGGACCCTGTAAAACCCTATCCATACAATGAAGAAGAAGTCGTTTATGAAAATAAAGACGCAGGAGTCACTCTGGCAGGGACATTAACCCTCCCCCGCTCGGAAGGGCCATTTCCGGCAGTAATTCTCATAACCGGTTCCGGACCACAAAACCGTGATGAAGAGCTTCTAGGTCACCGCCCGTTCCTTGTACTCTCAGATTATCTGACCCGCAGGGGTATCGCCGTGCTCCGGGTAGATGACCGGGGAATTGGAGGGTCTACCGGGAACTTTTCGCAGGCAACTACCGAGGATTTTGCAGGGGATGTGCTCGCCGGAATTGAATTTCTGAAAAGCCGCAAGGATATAGACTCTGCCCGGATAGGGCTGATAGGGCATAGTGAAGGAGGACTAATTGCCCCGCTTGTAGCAGTGCAGTCTCCTGACGTTTCATTCATTGTGATGATGGCAGGTCCCGGCCTTACCGGAGAAGAAATTCTGTACCTTCAGAGCGACCTGATTTCCAGGGCAGGAGGGGCAGATAATGAGACTATAGCCCGGAATGATGCTCTTATGAAAAGCATATACTCTGTGGTAAAAGAGGAACAAAATAATACAATTGCTGCCGAAAAACTTCGCAAGCTTATAAAGGACGAGATGGAAAACATAAGCGAAGACGAAAATACGAATTCCAGCTACTCTGAAGCTGACCTTGACGCTCAGATTAACGCTCAGGTCCAGACGCTGGTATCTCCCTGGATGCGCTTTTTCCTGACATACGACCCCAAACCGACATTGATGCAGGTGAAATGCCCGGTCCTTGCGATAAACGGCGAAAAAGACCTCCAGGTTCCGCCTGAAGAAAACCTGCAAGCAATAGAAGAAGCCCTTAAAGCAGGAGGCAATAAGGACTATACCGTAAAAGAATTGCCAGGGCTCAATCACTTATTCCAGACCACTAAGACCGGGTCTCCTTCTGAGTACGCAGCTATTGAAGAGACAATCTCTCCGACTGCTTTAGAAGTGATAGGGAACTGGATTTCGGAGCATACACAGAAAAACTGACCTCTGGAAAAGCGAATTGGTTGGAAAATGAGTGTTGGTGCCGGAAGTCGGTCTTCTGATGAGGAATATTTTTGTTACAGTTTTTTCTGCAATGATAATGGCTATCAGTGTGCTGGCACTCCTTTTTCTTGTAATATATATTTAGGAGGTAAGGTTAAAGGTGAGGTATGAGGGGAAGCTTAAGGAAATTAACGCCCGGCTCTGGCAGCCTTCATCGCCCCTCAGGATCGCGATCATCACAGGCATGAACCTGATATTTTTAGCTATGGTAAATTTATTCTGGACAGTTGTGCGTGTGGTTATAAATATCTCAGGAGACAAGCCCCCGAAATCGTGCCATTGCTTTCACCGCAATTTGCTGGAATTCTTCCATACCTGAACCTGCTCATCATTTTGACAGTTCTCGCGAACCTGCTCTATCTTGTAATTAAGATCAAATGGATACCTCTGGCTATGGAGACAGCACTCAGTATTGCTTCAGCTTTCCTGTTATATACTGTTCTAACAGTTTTTCCTTTCAATCCCGCCTTAAATTCAGGTGCACTACTAGCCATCAAATTAGGTCTGACATTTGTCTTTGTGATGACGCTGATCGGAACGGCAAAGAATCTCCTGAAAATGATAACCTCGCGATGAATAAGTAAAATTCTAAAGTATAAAAGTACGAAGTATAACCTGATATTTGCCCTTTCCCCCAGAAAAATAGCGGCAATATTCCTGAAATTTCAAGATGAAATAAGCAGGATTCCCATCACTTCACAGGCTGTCCGACAATTACTACCAGTAATATTTAAAATCCTTCTTTTTCGATTTAAAGGCTTTATATACCTTATTTTTTGCATGTTTTTGCCCTGAAATTGAATTGTCGGACAGCCTGTTCAGTGGCGGGATGAATGCGTTAACTTCTACAGTCAACATTGTATTTTCTGGTCTATCCAGCAAAATTCCATTCTGTATTTTACTATTTTTACTTTAATCTTTAATTTGACAGAAGCATACCTTTTATGAGTTATTAATGAGCTTTATGATTCTGTTTACCTTATATAATTCAAAGTTATATCGTGTGTTTTTTGGTTTTTGACAGTTTTTGTTTTTCATAAATATACTGTGAAGAAACAATGCGTTTTTTATAATATGGTACTATACAAATTAGTAAAGACTGTCAAGCGTGAGTTTTATTCAAAAAATGTATTATAAGTATCAAAGTTAAGGAATAGAAAATATTCCTGGTGAAAAAAAGACCAATTTTGGTAAAATAAACATAGTTATAATAGCCATTTGTATATTTGTATGAGTTATATTATTCAATATGATATTAAAGTCACACCTCTTGTTTGATTAAATTGAAGATGCATTATTTTTATCTATTTTTGAGTAAAATTGGAAAAATTGTGAACAATAAATATTGTTTAGAGATATCTACGGAAAGTTGGCAATGCAACTTAAAGCTGTCATTATTATGAGATTAGAACTTATCTTTCTATAATTGTTATATTTAATTAAATAATAATATTCTTCTGATGCAATTTGAAATCATTTTTACTGGCCATATAAACTAACAAACTAACTAAAATTTTGTAAATAATATTTTTTTCTGAAATTTAATCCGAATGATTGGGATGATTGATTGGTAAAATTATATTTACTCAGCAAATCTTTCGAAGGGAGTGGATCAAAGAACCAGGTCAAAATTGTATCAAATTGATCAAGAGTCTGGGGGTATACAATGGGAAAACAAACATTTGGCAAAACACAAAATATACTTTGTATTTTCATATTAATTTTTGTAATATCAGCGATAGCTGTGGCAGTAAGCGCAGCGGAAGGAGGAACTCCAGAAACTAATATAACAGAACCAGAAGCTAACGTAACAGCGCCAGAAGCTAACGTAACAGAACCGATAGCTGAGGTAACAGAACCGGAAGCTGAAGTAACAGAACCGGAAGCTGAAACTAACATAACAGAACCGGAAGCTGAAACTAACATAACAGAACCGGAAGCTGAAACTAACATAACAGAACCGGAAGCTGAAGTAACAGAACCGGAAGCTGAAACTAACATAACAGAACCGGAAGCTGAA is drawn from Methanosarcina lacustris Z-7289 and contains these coding sequences:
- a CDS encoding alpha/beta hydrolase family protein, which produces MDRKIVIFVVLLFVTVAGPGCISQPDKPQSNSSQQDNMSSGNIENIKDIEGMWLGSLEVQGGTKIRLLFNISASSDGSVNATMDTLDQGASGIPVETVAYKNGDLRLEVKSIKGVFEGTLNEDGKTIEGEWKQAGSVFPLVLSRIDENPDLRREQDPVKPYPYNEEEVVYENKDAGVTLAGTLTLPRSEGPFPAVILITGSGPQNRDEELLGHRPFLVLSDYLTRRGIAVLRVDDRGIGGSTGNFSQATTEDFAGDVLAGIEFLKSRKDIDSARIGLIGHSEGGLIAPLVAVQSPDVSFIVMMAGPGLTGEEILYLQSDLISRAGGADNETIARNDALMKSIYSVVKEEQNNTIAAEKLRKLIKDEMENISEDENTNSSYSEADLDAQINAQVQTLVSPWMRFFLTYDPKPTLMQVKCPVLAINGEKDLQVPPEENLQAIEEALKAGGNKDYTVKELPGLNHLFQTTKTGSPSEYAAIEETISPTALEVIGNWISEHTQKN
- a CDS encoding flavin reductase family protein — encoded protein: MKQSIGAKTLAFPTPAWVVGTYDMNGKPNAMTVAWAGICCSTPPCISVSLRKATYSYAGIMENKAFTVNIPSEDYVKEADYFGITSGRDEDKFEAACLTPVRSELVSAPYIGEFPVVIECKLLHSFEIGLHTMFVGEIMDIKAEESVLDENGNPDIEKVRPVVYGTGNRSYYGIGCNLGKAFSIGKKS